In one window of Bdellovibrio bacteriovorus W DNA:
- a CDS encoding putative sensory protein (COG2202 FOG: PAS/PAC domain), with amino-acid sequence MTESPFGFDEFFFSTTNKRGVIASGNDVFVRVSAYPREQILGAPHSIIRHPDMPRAVFKVLWDFIQSGKSIGAYVKNMASNGSYYWVYAFVFPIDEGYLSIRFKPSSEIFNVVEDLYREILDFEKENDDLDKSVELLLQKIQEKGFSSYDEFMVQAALTELESRGQKVKELGQARTGSQGDYKERQKVEAISDVSEAALENLADAFQRIQDFQNSRQIFEKTIEDLSEGFNHLKYISFNMTISAAKFGTVAASLGVVSKEFSELSGQIEEHFKGLNDFIQKLSSVIQQCAFRISALHVQMLLVDFFVKESIAKLRSSDNAFAQLHETQADFSKLFKEYSLELQKEISSLNQNLKEIQSKFDEVRKFITGLEVIKQIGAVESARVDEVKTTFVHYLEEMDRFIALLRKSALDITSQVDQLSKHVSVISDSSETLSASVEQIFVLAADLAPQIEQI; translated from the coding sequence ATGACCGAGAGCCCTTTTGGATTTGATGAATTCTTTTTTTCGACAACGAATAAGCGTGGGGTGATCGCCTCTGGGAACGATGTCTTTGTGCGTGTGAGTGCTTATCCACGAGAACAAATTCTAGGAGCTCCTCATAGTATCATTCGTCATCCCGACATGCCGCGAGCTGTGTTTAAAGTTCTTTGGGATTTTATTCAGTCAGGGAAGTCTATTGGAGCCTATGTAAAAAACATGGCGTCTAATGGAAGCTACTACTGGGTGTACGCTTTTGTTTTTCCTATCGACGAGGGCTATCTGTCGATTCGCTTTAAACCTTCTTCTGAAATTTTCAATGTGGTTGAAGATCTCTATAGAGAAATTCTAGATTTCGAAAAAGAAAACGATGATCTTGATAAGTCCGTGGAGCTTTTATTACAGAAGATTCAAGAAAAAGGATTTTCAAGTTATGATGAGTTCATGGTTCAAGCGGCTCTCACAGAGCTTGAATCACGAGGGCAAAAAGTGAAAGAGCTGGGGCAAGCCAGAACGGGCTCGCAAGGCGACTATAAAGAAAGACAAAAGGTCGAGGCAATCTCTGATGTTTCAGAGGCGGCTCTTGAAAATCTCGCTGATGCTTTCCAAAGAATTCAAGACTTTCAAAACTCTAGACAGATTTTCGAAAAAACGATTGAAGACCTCAGTGAGGGATTTAATCACTTAAAATATATTTCCTTTAATATGACGATTTCCGCTGCTAAGTTTGGCACTGTGGCTGCGAGTTTAGGGGTTGTCTCTAAAGAGTTCTCTGAGCTTTCGGGTCAGATCGAAGAGCACTTTAAGGGGCTTAACGACTTTATTCAAAAACTATCGTCTGTCATTCAGCAATGTGCTTTTAGAATTTCTGCGTTACACGTGCAGATGCTTCTAGTGGACTTTTTTGTCAAAGAGTCGATCGCAAAACTGAGATCTTCGGATAATGCCTTTGCGCAATTGCATGAGACCCAAGCTGATTTCTCAAAACTCTTTAAGGAGTACTCACTTGAGCTGCAAAAAGAAATCAGTTCTTTAAATCAAAATCTTAAAGAAATTCAGTCGAAGTTTGACGAAGTCCGAAAGTTTATCACGGGTTTAGAGGTGATAAAACAAATCGGAGCTGTAGAGTCTGCGCGGGTGGATGAAGTTAAAACGACTTTTGTACATTACTTGGAAGAGATGGATCGCTTCATTGCTCTTTTGAGAAAATCAGCGCTTGATATTACATCTCAAGTAGATCAGCTCTCAAAACATGTGAGTGTTATTTCTGATTCCTCTGAGACT
- a CDS encoding hypothetical protein (COG3904 Predicted periplasmic protein) — protein MQKTIRSLFLLSSSIIFFTIPSWGNSWKVVSACDYNKSELTLKFEELIRPNHAIELGQTLNQCPELKDLKILLNSPGGSLSETRKIKDILDSAKSRGVVVTTQVNNGDECDSNCVPLFAQGNIRKAGAVAAFMLHGVSTPIISNIPEKASTEEMLAMIRDGASEAWLQKLIEMQVFSIPAMFWMSGAELYKDNSGLVTELLPRFEKFAPYDKTYRAL, from the coding sequence ATGCAGAAGACAATCAGATCTTTATTTCTCCTCAGCAGTTCAATCATCTTTTTCACGATTCCATCTTGGGGAAATTCGTGGAAAGTTGTTTCTGCCTGTGACTATAACAAGTCAGAACTTACTTTGAAATTTGAAGAACTTATTCGACCTAATCATGCAATCGAGCTTGGGCAAACATTAAACCAATGCCCTGAATTGAAAGACTTAAAAATTCTTTTAAACTCTCCAGGGGGTTCTCTTTCAGAAACTCGCAAGATCAAAGACATTCTGGATTCTGCAAAAAGTCGCGGCGTCGTTGTCACCACTCAAGTCAACAATGGTGATGAGTGCGATTCCAATTGTGTCCCTCTCTTTGCACAAGGAAACATTCGTAAAGCCGGCGCTGTCGCTGCCTTTATGCTTCACGGTGTAAGCACACCGATCATTTCAAATATTCCAGAAAAAGCGAGCACAGAAGAAATGCTTGCAATGATTCGCGATGGAGCCAGCGAGGCTTGGCTTCAAAAACTGATTGAGATGCAAGTCTTCTCTATTCCCGCAATGTTCTGGATGAGTGGCGCAGAACTCTATAAAGACAATAGTGGTCTTGTGACAGAACTCCTCCCGCGATTTGAGAAGTTCGCCCCTTATGATAAAACTTACAGGGCCCTCTAA
- a CDS encoding hypothetical protein (COG1092 Predicted SAM-dependent methyltransferases) has translation MSKLKVKLDRNLRRTILRGHPWVYKEALDRPPHSERATLARVLDQKGEDLAWAIYDPHSPLALRILSTDKAPPQESFIEKKLAKAWLLRKAVRSEQTTAYRFINGEGDGLPGLVCDVYGDVAVLQFDGKGPREFWDASFVAQWILKNTPLKSVVDKLRRSDSDRGIELLAGKPVTDELVLKENGVLFKMDLIKGQKTGFFLDQRDNRQYVRQISEGLSVLNMFSYTGGFSVYAGLGKASKVASLDIAKGATDLAMENWLLNGLPEDRHQSICMDAFDYLQGQKEFWDCIIVDPPSMSHDEKGKAIAVKKYTDLFAAAARRVNKEGYLILSSCSSHISFNDFFEIANEALSAARRKGQTLRISGQGLDHPFPQATYELRYLKFVHLVLD, from the coding sequence ATGTCCAAGTTAAAAGTAAAACTCGATAGAAATCTTCGCCGTACCATTCTGCGTGGTCATCCATGGGTCTATAAAGAAGCATTGGATCGCCCGCCACATTCTGAAAGAGCCACTCTAGCAAGAGTGCTCGATCAAAAAGGCGAAGACCTTGCTTGGGCTATTTACGATCCGCATTCTCCATTAGCATTGCGAATCTTGAGCACGGACAAAGCGCCACCTCAAGAAAGCTTCATTGAAAAGAAGTTAGCTAAAGCTTGGCTTTTACGTAAGGCCGTTCGCTCTGAACAGACCACTGCTTATCGCTTTATTAATGGTGAAGGCGACGGGCTCCCAGGGCTTGTGTGTGACGTCTATGGAGACGTGGCCGTTTTGCAGTTCGACGGTAAAGGACCACGAGAATTTTGGGATGCTTCCTTTGTAGCGCAGTGGATTTTAAAAAACACGCCGCTAAAGTCTGTTGTGGATAAATTGCGCCGTAGCGATTCAGACAGAGGCATTGAGTTGTTGGCGGGGAAACCTGTCACTGACGAGCTTGTTTTAAAAGAAAACGGTGTTCTTTTTAAAATGGATCTTATCAAGGGACAGAAAACGGGCTTCTTCCTAGATCAAAGAGATAACAGGCAATATGTTCGTCAGATCAGCGAAGGCTTAAGCGTTTTAAATATGTTCAGCTATACAGGTGGTTTTTCTGTTTACGCTGGTCTTGGTAAAGCAAGCAAAGTTGCAAGTTTGGATATTGCCAAAGGTGCTACGGATTTGGCTATGGAGAACTGGTTACTTAACGGACTTCCCGAGGATCGCCATCAATCCATTTGTATGGACGCTTTTGATTATCTTCAAGGGCAGAAAGAATTCTGGGATTGCATCATCGTAGACCCTCCTTCTATGAGTCATGATGAGAAGGGTAAAGCCATTGCCGTAAAAAAGTATACGGATCTATTTGCGGCGGCTGCAAGACGCGTGAACAAAGAGGGATATCTGATTCTAAGCTCATGCTCAAGTCATATCAGCTTTAATGATTTTTTTGAGATTGCCAATGAGGCCCTCTCTGCCGCTCGTCGCAAGGGGCAGACCCTGCGCATCTCTGGTCAAGGGCTGGATCACCCATTCCCTCAAGCAACGTATGAGTTGCGCTACCTTAAGTTCGTTCACCTAGTTCTTGATTGA
- a CDS encoding hypothetical protein (COG1396 Predicted transcriptional regulators) translates to MALRKAIHGRQYREILKGGEMYRLKKTAPFMKVAENSEKKYQPSLTLVSKDSAPRPYATLGEALKKARQDKGLSQGEVAKMTEFKNAQFISNIERGLALPPSHLMRLFLKIYEVDLEELLKALSLDLVDKYRRKFMDENDLE, encoded by the coding sequence ATGGCTTTGAGGAAAGCCATTCATGGGCGACAATATAGAGAGATCTTGAAGGGAGGAGAAATGTATCGCCTCAAAAAAACAGCACCTTTTATGAAGGTTGCTGAGAATTCAGAAAAAAAATATCAACCGTCGCTAACACTCGTAAGTAAAGACAGTGCACCCCGTCCCTATGCCACATTAGGAGAAGCCTTAAAGAAAGCACGGCAAGATAAGGGTCTTTCTCAAGGAGAGGTCGCAAAAATGACGGAGTTTAAGAATGCGCAGTTTATCTCTAATATTGAACGAGGACTGGCTCTGCCGCCTAGCCATTTGATGCGCCTGTTTTTAAAAATTTACGAAGTCGACTTAGAAGAGCTTCTTAAAGCCCTCTCTCTGGATCTCGTGGATAAGTATCGCAGAAAGTTCATGGACGAAAACGATCTGGAATAA